The following nucleotide sequence is from Gordonia jinghuaiqii.
GACCTCGCTGGTGCCGCCGTAGATCCGGGTGACGCGGGTGTCGGCGTAGAGCCGCGCGATCGGGTACTCCAGGACATAGCCGTAACCGCCGTGGAGCTGCAGGCATTTGTCGATGACCTTGCCCGCGGTCTCGGTGGCGAACAACTTGGCGCGCGCGGCATCCGGGACGCTCAGCTCGCCCTCGTTGTGCAGTTCGAGCGCGCGGTCGACGAACGTGCGGATCGCCTCGACGTCGGCGGAGCACTCGGCCAGTGAGAACTTGGTGTTCTGGAAGGCGGCCACCGGCTTGCCGAAGACGGTCCGTTCCTTGGTGTAGGCGATGGCGTGCTGGACGGCCGCGGCGGCGGTGGCCGACGCCCCGATCGCAATGGTGAGGCGTTCCTGGGCGAGGTTGTGGCTCAGGTATGTGAAGCCGGCACCCTCCTCGCCGAGGAGGTCCTCGACGGGCACCTTGACCGAGCTGAACGACAGCTCCGCGGTGTCGGAGGCCTTCAGCCCGATCTTGTCGATCTTGCGGCCCACGGTGAAGCCCTCGGACTTGGTGTCGACCACCAGGATCGACAGTCCCGCACGACGATTCGCGGTATCGAAGGGTGTGGTGCGGGCGACCACGAGGATGCGGTCGGCCAGGGCGCCGCCGGTGATGAAGGTCTTGGCGCCGTCGAGCACGTAATGCGAGCCGTCCTCGGACAGCTTCGCCGTGGTGGCGATGTTCGCGAGGTCCGAGCCGGTGCCGGGTTCGGTCATCGCGATCGCGAACATGAGGTCGCCGG
It contains:
- a CDS encoding acyl-CoA dehydrogenase family protein; this encodes MQRRIFTEDHEAFRKTIRDFIAKEVEPVYHDWEEQGHPPREFYNRLGELGVLGIEAPEEFGGGGVCDFTYSMVIAEETSAAGVTFGSYSVHSNLILPYLMEYATQEQKERWIPGFCSGDLMFAIAMTEPGTGSDLANIATTAKLSEDGSHYVLDGAKTFITGGALADRILVVARTTPFDTANRRAGLSILVVDTKSEGFTVGRKIDKIGLKASDTAELSFSSVKVPVEDLLGEEGAGFTYLSHNLAQERLTIAIGASATAAAAVQHAIAYTKERTVFGKPVAAFQNTKFSLAECSADVEAIRTFVDRALELHNEGELSVPDAARAKLFATETAGKVIDKCLQLHGGYGYVLEYPIARLYADTRVTRIYGGTSEVMKTIIAKDLGL